The Paenibacillus sophorae genome has a segment encoding these proteins:
- a CDS encoding MFS transporter: MRNQTSTISQVNVAAGEQRNLQQATIYRILLAVGFVHLFNDSIQAVIPAIFPILKSNMLLSFAQIGWIAFALNITSSVIQPVIGYAADRHPRPILLPLGMGSTLTGVLLLAYANNYALVLISVILIGFGSATFHPEGMRVAHMAAGLKKGLSQSIFQVGGNAGQSLGPLLMKWIFIPFGQIGALGFTIIAAAGVVVQTYVARWYREMLDAGYTFSKKTVSRAMDPARRKSILRAVIILVLIVFVRSWYGQAIGSYYTFYLMEKYGLVLDSAQNYIFMYLAAGALGTLFGGPLADRFGRRNLILFSMVGTVPFALALPFVNQFWAGVLLLIGGFVLLSSFSVTVIYAQMLYPGNIGTVSGLITGLAFGLGGIGSLFIGHMIDMVGITRVFTACGFLPLLGLLALLLPGDRKLEEWAAE, encoded by the coding sequence ATGAGAAATCAAACGTCTACAATATCGCAGGTAAATGTGGCGGCGGGAGAGCAGCGCAATCTTCAGCAGGCCACGATCTATCGGATTCTGCTGGCCGTCGGTTTCGTCCATTTGTTCAACGATTCCATTCAGGCGGTTATCCCGGCTATTTTTCCTATCCTTAAGAGTAATATGCTGCTCTCCTTCGCCCAAATCGGATGGATAGCGTTTGCGCTCAACATTACGTCCTCGGTTATTCAGCCGGTCATCGGCTACGCCGCAGACCGCCATCCGCGTCCGATCCTGCTTCCGCTCGGGATGGGCAGCACTTTAACGGGTGTTCTGCTGCTGGCCTACGCCAATAATTATGCCCTGGTGCTGATCTCCGTCATTCTGATCGGGTTCGGCTCAGCGACCTTCCATCCCGAAGGCATGCGTGTGGCGCATATGGCTGCCGGTCTGAAAAAAGGGTTGTCCCAATCCATCTTCCAGGTAGGAGGCAATGCAGGACAGTCCCTTGGTCCGCTGCTGATGAAGTGGATTTTTATCCCGTTCGGGCAGATTGGCGCTTTAGGCTTTACAATTATTGCGGCCGCCGGTGTCGTGGTGCAGACCTATGTGGCCCGGTGGTACCGGGAGATGCTGGATGCCGGCTATACGTTCAGCAAAAAAACCGTGTCCCGCGCAATGGATCCCGCCAGAAGGAAAAGCATTTTGAGGGCAGTGATTATTCTGGTCTTAATCGTTTTTGTGCGCTCATGGTATGGTCAAGCCATCGGAAGCTACTATACGTTCTATTTAATGGAGAAATACGGTCTGGTGCTGGACAGTGCTCAGAATTATATTTTTATGTACTTGGCTGCCGGAGCTCTTGGCACTCTCTTCGGCGGCCCGCTTGCCGACCGGTTCGGACGGCGAAATCTGATCCTGTTCTCCATGGTCGGAACCGTACCATTTGCGCTGGCACTTCCGTTTGTAAATCAATTTTGGGCAGGTGTGCTGCTGCTCATAGGCGGATTTGTCCTGCTGTCCAGCTTCTCGGTAACCGTTATTTATGCGCAAATGCTGTATCCCGGCAATATCGGCACCGTCTCCGGGCTTATTACCGGACTGGCTTTCGGTCTCGGAGGGATCGGCTCGCTGTTCATCGGTCATATGATCGATATGGTCGGCATCACCCGTGTCTTCACTGCCTGCGGCTTCCTGCCGCTTCTCGGCCTACTCGCCCTGCTTCTCCCAGGGGACCGGAAACTGGAAGAATGGGCGGCAGAGTGA